DNA sequence from the Vicia villosa cultivar HV-30 ecotype Madison, WI linkage group LG3, Vvil1.0, whole genome shotgun sequence genome:
GATCGACCATTCCGAATGGTCACTGACCATAATGTTAGTATCATTGATGGTGGTCTCAATTCTCAAAATAGAAGAACTACCCGCTACCTTTGATTTACCCAATCGTACTTCGATACAAACTATCTACCTCAAAGATTCAAATGTTCTAGCACCCCAACACCGCTATGATCATGGCCTAACGACCAGAAAGAAGAATTTTCTTCCTCCAAGGAAGTCTCAAACATCCCTTATGACCCAGATTTGTCAGATATGGTTATAATCTCTAATCCTACGTGATCGCTACTAAGACAAGGATGAAGAGAATCATAGGATCACCCAAATGAGGTTTCCACTTCAAAATATTTCACTAAATCAACATTATTACCGCTCATATTGGCTAGATAAACAGGGGGTGCTAATAAAACTTGAATGAGAAGAGTACCTTGTTAAAGAAAGTTGATGAAGCAGAATGAATGAAAAAGACGAAAGCTTTAAACAAAAATCTGAGTCACTTCTAGTGGTGTTCTTAGGAGGAGGGAACAAAGACGTTTTCTAAAAAGTAATTAAAAGCTTGAATGCTAAAAGGTTGCGAAAAATTCAAACTATTCAACCCACTCTATTTATAAGTAACGACAGCACAAAGATTAAAACCAACTACGAACAATAATTGCAAGATCAATAACTGAAATTTCTCTCACTGAGACAACTCAAACTCAATTGCACTTAAACACTCAATGAACTGCGCCACACCCTAGTTGGCCACTTTATCACATGTATCTGGAATGAGTGAGGAAACGCCTCAATGTTGGAACCGCATTAAATGCGCTTGCTCCctattaatttttcaaaactgGTCCCAAGAGATTCAATTTTATTCCACGCCGAACTAACGACATATACTTAAGGTTTCCCTCGTCCCTTTAGTGTCCACCAAAAGGCCAAAAGGTCCAACTAACTACAATCTAATCCACCTCAAGTCCACATTACTCaatctaaaatataaaaataattcgCATGTCATGAGAAGGTACACTTACTTTGATCTTCCATTTCACTTTACTCATATAAGGCCATTGCTCAAGATCAACAATTATCCATATCTCATCATTTTTGGTTCTTTCCAAAAGTTGAAACATCAATTTTTAATTCAACTTACATTTTAAGAATTTTATTGATAATCactaacaatataaaaaaaaataatctcatattttaaatagaaaaaattgaTATGGATTCCCTCCCGCCAGCAACACTCTCATTCGCGCGAACTAATTTCATTTCATGTCCGTACGAATGACGGAGGAGATGGAAGAGCAACCCAAAATTCAGCGACTCAGTGAGTCGGTGGTTAACCGAATCGCCGCCGGCGAGGTCATCCAGCGTCCCGTGTCCGCCGTCAAGGAGCTCGTGGAAAACAGTCTCGACGCCGGATCCACTTCCATAAACCTTTCCATCAAAGACGGCGGCCTCAAACTCATCCAAGTCTCCGACGACGGTCACGGCATCCGGTATGAGGATCTTCCGATTTTATGCGAGCGGCACACGACGTCGAAGTTGTCGGCGTTCGAGGACTTGCAGAGCATCAAGTCTATGGGGTTTAGGGGAGAAGCTCTCGCTAGCATGACCTATGTTGCACATGTCACGGTTACTACCATTACCAAAGGCCAATTGCACGGTTACAGgtttctctctctctttcaatCATGTATAATAAGACATTGTTTGGATGAATAGTTAAATTAAGCGCTTAAAAATATAATCACTTATGCTTATGTATAGGTAGTTTCTATAATAGAAGATACAACGGAATTAAACTGCTTTTATACCAGCTATAAGCTGTTTTCATGAAAATTATAAGGGAGAGCTTTTGAAAATAAGCTGGAAACAGCATTTGCAAATACCTTAAGTTGTTTTCACAAGCTCTCATAAACAGTCTCACATGTACTTATGTCAATAGATAAATGGCGTGTTTGGATAGATAGCTTATTTGCAGGTTATAGGACAAgtgcttataaaaaaaagttcTTATGAATAAGCTCGCATAAGCTATTTTTATggcaaaagataaaataaatttaaattgtttttatgcatgttataagttgtttttatTAGCTATTCTGaagaattatataaaaataagtttaaaaaaaattatgaaaaatgtcATAAGCTGTTTTGATTAAGGGCCTGTTTGGATAAACAGTTTATTTGCAGCTTATGGTACAAGTGCTTATCAAACTAACTGCTTATGAATAAGCTACCATAAGCTATTTTTATAGCTAAAGATAAAATAAGTTTAAATTGAGTTGTTTTCATTAGCTACCTTGAAGAATTtataaaataagtttaaaaaaatttatgaaaaatgtcATAAGCTGTTTTTATTAAGTCTCCCGAACAGTGTGTCAAAGCTTATGGCAGTAGATAAGCTCAAATAAGCCTATCCAAACAGGTTCAAAATGGCAATCCAAAAATGGGAATCTAAATAAGCTCGAATAAACTTATGACTATGATGATATTGAGTATTGATTAATGATTTTAGTTTTGTTTATTATGGTTTAGAGTATCCTATAGAGATGGTGTCATGGAGCATGAGCCTAGACCCTGTGCTGCGGTAAAAGGAACacagataatggtatatactatattatctatatattatatattgtcATTAATGTTTGATTTCAACTATTGGTCTATATAATGAAGCTAAGTAGAAGTTTATTAGGATATTGTATGTTGATTACTAATTGATAGAAATGCTAGGACTTTTTTGAAACTAAGCTGTACTTAAGTGCTTATGCCCGTATAAATCAGCAATTGAAATAAGATTAATCATCAATTATAGGTGGCGAGCAATTTGGTTCTTGAAAATTTACAAATCTTGATCGCACTTGTTCTTTTAGATTAGTGATTTCAGTTACTAATAATGTGATTGAGAAATTTTTCATTTGAAGGgtctttttgaaattttgttaacATCTGAGAATTGTTTGACTTTTACGATATCAGGGACTAATTTAGTGATTCACTCGATTTGGAATTGaatttttgtatttaaatgaTTGAGATTTGCGCGCTTACCTGTGCGTGTGCTGTCAGGTTGAGAATCTATTTTATAACATGGCTGCAAGGAAGAAGACACTACAAAATTCTTCGGATGATTACTCAAAGATAGTAGACGTTGTCAGTCGGTTTGCGATTCATCATACTAATGTCAGTTTCTCTTGCAGAAAGGTTGGTTTTTGTATCTTGAACTATAAAACTAAGCTTATTTACCTCTACATTCTTATGGCCGCATGTGTTGTGAGTTATATATGTTAATTAATTTTCATTGGCCATTTGCAACTACTGTTACTATTAGCACGGAGCTGTTAAAGCAGATGTGCACACCATGGCCACATCTTCGAGGCTCGATTCCATCAGAACAGTTTATGGGGTCTCAGCTGCTCGCAATCTGGTTGAAGTTAAAGCTTCAGACGATGATCCGTCTTCTTCAGTTTTCGAGATGAATGGTTATGTGTCTAATGCTAACTATGCTGCCAAGAAAATCACTATGGTGCTTTTCATAAATGGTATGCTTTAGCTATATAAAACATCAAAGCTTATTTACTTGAATTTTTTGACCGGAGaatgtttaatatttaatttgaaatCTGACTTGCTAACGACTAATTGTTTACACATTCTCATGAAAGTCTTCTTCTCTATTTTCCTCAGATAGACTGGTTGAGTGGTCTGCGTTGAAGCGAGCTATAGAAATTGTTTATGCAGCGACACTACCTAAAGCATCTAAGccttttatatatatttcaattgTTTTACCACCTGAGAATATTGATGTCAATGTGCATCCAACAAAGAGAGAGGTACGAGCGTAATCAAGAATATGATTGTGTATAGTGCACATTCTTTATTTGTCATAGTTATTTATGAAGTCACTTTCTTGGCCAAACAAAGTTCCATGTAGCCGGTTTTATATCTAGCATCCTTTCTTGCAAGAACCCTCTATGCTTGAAGCGTAGACAACACATAGGCCCcccgtttttttttcaaaagcatCCACTGGCCCACTTTACCTTGTTATGAAATTTGACTTTTTTTAGAGTTGTGGACAACCATCAACAGTGGTGTGCCAAGAGTCAAACAGTTAGTAGTTGTTAAAGAAGCTAGGGAACAatcttatttaaaaaattgtGTTGATAAAAGTTCTATTACCAAGGAATTGATACCATGTTACCCTACTATGTCCTTAGTCCTTACTATGTAACTAGCATTGAGTTTAaacatttgttaaaattttaaacaTGACATTTATTAGTTATTTCTTCTCTGTTATGGAAAACAGTATGTTTGTTTGCATATAGGTGAGCCTCTTAAATCAGGAAGTTATCATTGAGAAGATACAATCGGTGATTGAATCAACATTGAGAAGTTCCAATGAAGCACGGACATTTCAAGATCAAGTATGTTTACAAGATAATACTCCGcgctttctatttttttttagtatATAGTTAGAAACAGTTGCTGATTTTGATATATTGCTTTTTCCTTCTTCAATTGAATGCATGGATGAAAAAGGTAGGTgtgaaattgttttattttttataaactgGCGGTGACGGTGAGTGAACTTTTCCTTGAACTGTTTGCAAATCAACTTCTACAATTTCCATGATCTTGCTTTCACCAAATTTTTATCACTAGAGCTTACCCCATTCGACACCATGGCTGTACAGCGTGGTCTCTTTTTAGAAGCCTTGATAATGATTAGAAtgcaaaatcattttcaacttcACTATTGCAGCCTGCACCATAGCAATATAAATAGTCGAGTCAAGATATGGTTGTTCAAGAATATAGGCCAATTCTTAGACATGATCATTTAGAACACTGCTGTATCTAACACTGCCTTGTTTCACTAATAAATAGGTTAGTTCCTCTCTTTATAATGAAACCAAACTTTATGAAAAGTTTTACTTGAAATGATTTGTTTCACAATCTAGTTTCCTCCAATCTTTATTATGTATTCCTCATCAAATCCCATCTATACAtcttggatcatgtttttaaatttctaaaatatctccatttttaattattaacaaaTTCCTGGTAAATGTGAATGCAGATTctgctatttttttttctttcatgttTTATTAAATCACAGTCTTACGTAGTACCTGTATTTTATGTGTGTTGTCTCATACTCGCGGCAGACAGCTGGACAATCTTCTATTTCTCGTATTAATAAGAGCAGGGAGGATAATCTCAGCCCTACCCCATCGGGTATTGGAAATGTTCCTGTCATTTTGTCTTGCACACCTTATGTTAGTTTTTGGTTTATACTCATAATGTGTTTCATCTTTTATCAATGTTAGGCTCAAGAGCACCCAAAGTGCCAGTGAATAAGTTCATTAGAACAGATTCATTAGATCCTGCAGGAAGATTACATGCCTACATGCAAGTTATGCCTAGTGGACAACAAGAAAAGAATGTCACATTGAGTGCAGTAAGGTgactacaattttttttcttgtacATTTTTGTATCTAACAAGCtaatattcatttttaaattgagTTTTCGTTTGCACAAATTGCACTTTGCGGTATATAAACAACTTTACATTTTAACTAAAAGAACAATTAAATTATGAAACTAAGTTTCTTCAACTTATTTGGGACAT
Encoded proteins:
- the LOC131593507 gene encoding DNA mismatch repair protein MLH1-like, whose protein sequence is MSVRMTEEMEEQPKIQRLSESVVNRIAAGEVIQRPVSAVKELVENSLDAGSTSINLSIKDGGLKLIQVSDDGHGIRYEDLPILCERHTTSKLSAFEDLQSIKSMGFRGEALASMTYVAHVTVTTITKGQLHGYRVSYRDGVMEHEPRPCAAVKGTQIMVENLFYNMAARKKTLQNSSDDYSKIVDVVSRFAIHHTNVSFSCRKHGAVKADVHTMATSSRLDSIRTVYGVSAARNLVEVKASDDDPSSSVFEMNGYVSNANYAAKKITMVLFINDRLVEWSALKRAIEIVYAATLPKASKPFIYISIVLPPENIDVNVHPTKREVSLLNQEVIIEKIQSVIESTLRSSNEARTFQDQTAGQSSISRINKSREDNLSPTPSGSRAPKVPVNKFIRTDSLDPAGRLHAYMQVMPSGQQEKNVTLSAVRSSVRQRRNLKDSTELTSVEELLEEINKTYDPGMLEIVKHCTYVGMADDVFALLQHKTHLYLANVVNLSKELMYQQVLSRFGHFNAIQLSDPAPVKDLIILALKEEDLDSESNDDDTFKEKIAEMNTDLLKQKAAMLEEYFGINIDDHGNISRLPVILDQYTPDMDRIPEFVLSLGNDVDWEDERNCIQAVSAALGNFYAMHPPLLPNPSGEGMLFYKKRKLFDSCSLENICDSTESDVIDNNVEQELLSEAETAWAQREWSVQHVLFPSMRLFFKPPASMATNGTFVKVASLEKLYKIFERC